The DNA region CCCCTACTACGAGATGAAGTGCAAATAGACGGCATAGTACTAAGAGGTATTAAGGTTAATGTGTTGAGAGATGCTCGCGGGCAATTCAATTTTGCAGACTTTGAGACGATGATCGTCGCAGGACAAGATACTGATAAGCAGGATGCAGGCAGTAAGGTCTCTCAAGCATTGGCATTAACCGGCCTTGGTGGTTTGACACTAAAAGAAGGCTACCTGTACTGGGATGATCGCTTAAACGATAGTCGTATGGAGATTAGTGATTTGAGCTTTGAAAGCGGCACTTGGCATACCAACAAGCCTACCGCAGTTTCTTTGAACGCAAAAATAAGTACGTTTGCGGGGGACGCAAAAGACTTAACCGCAGTGATAGCAGTCAACACCGAAGTGTTGCCCGACTTATCAACAGGTGATGCAACCATCAGCGGCACCGGTCTAACTGTAGATGTGACTCAATTGAGCACACCGTTGATGGCACGCATAAACGGCAAAATAGCTTCGCTAGAGCTAACCGGCGGCACTTTAGCGAAAAATAAAATCCCTGTTGAACTGGACGCAGTTATCAACGGATTGTCGGCAGACATGCCTGATCTTGATGCAACGCTTAATATAACAGCCGAAGTGCTACCCAATTTAGCAAACAACAATATGCAAGTCTACAACCTTAGCACACTCGCCAATATTAAAGGTTTGGATAAAGATTTGCGTGTCAGTGCAACGGCAGAGCAGAACAAAACATTATTGGCCGGCGATTTCATTGCTGATAATTTTACGGTTTCTTATGATGATCTCAAAGTAGATGGACGCCTAGAGCTCAGCGATTTATATACAAACCCTAAAGCTAAAATTGCAGTGCCTATGCTCAATTACGATACTTGGCAATTCAGAAAAATTTTATTAGATAGTTCTATGATAGACGATAGGATATTACTCAATTTACGGCAGGCGGAATTTCATCAAGGGCGCATTAGTGGTCAATTAGATAGCAATGTTAAATCTAATTTATATCAGTTGAAGTTACTAGCCAGAGATGTTCCGATTGACAAGATACAGGCTGCTGTTAGCGCCGATGGACAAGCAGTCTTACATGGGCAAGCGCAACTAAACCTAGCACTAAGCGGTACCCTCGGGAATGTTGACGAACTGCTGGCAAGTTCTGCCGGCAAAGCGAATGTGCGTATTACACAAGGGTCTTTGGGTGATAAATCGCTTGCCGCAATAGTTGAGAGAGTGGTTGCCTTTTTAGAGGGACGTACGAAACGGACAGCCGGCGAAGAATTAATCTTTGATGATTTAACTGCCACGGTGATACTGAATAAGGGTATTGCCAAAAATGACGATTTAGTAGTTCAGATGCCCTTATTGGATATGAAAGGAACTGGTCAAGTAGATCTTATACGATCCCAGATTGATTATATGTTATACACTCGGTTGAAATCCAGACCGGAAATACAGGTGCCTGTGCATATTTCCGGTAATCTAGACTCGCCGAACTATAAACCAGACTTTAGCCCTCTGATTAAACAAAAGATATTGGAGGGAACTGAGCTCAAGGAAAAATTAGAAGAAAAAGTGACTGATATAGAGCAAAAGATACAAGATAAAATCAAAGGCGATTTTTTAGAAGGCTTAAAAGATAAGTTAAAATTACCTTTTTAATTTACCATGAAGATATAAGATGAGTTCATCAAATGGCGGACTGTCGGATCATCACAATTTAAGTGGTCAGCGGCTTTTGCTCGGTATCTGCGGTAGTATCGCAGCTTATAAAAGCACTTATCTGCTTCGCGAGTTGCGTAAGACAGGCAGTGAGGTTCGTGTTATCACCACCGCATCGGCACGAGCTTTTGTGACTAATTTGACCTTGCAGGCTTTGTCCGGACACCCTGTTGAAACCGAACAGTTTATTCAAACAGAAGGTGCCGGGATGAAGCATATCGAGTTAGCACGGTGGGCAGATTGTATTATCGTTGCCCCCGCCACCGCTAATTTCATTGCCAAGCTGGCGCACGGCATAGCCGACGACTTACTGTCTACGGTGTGCATCGCCGCTGATAAAAAGTTGATAGTCGCCCCGGCAATGAACAAACAGATGTGGCAACACTCGACTGTGCGGGAGAATGTTCAAAAGATACGCAACCTTGGTGTCACGATTTGGGGACCTGATAGCGGTGAACAAGCGTGCGGCGACGAAGGTGAAGGGCGTATGATGGAACCTTCCGAGTTGACAAGACGCATAAACTTATTGCTCGATTCAAACAAAGCTCTGCGCCAATGCAAAGTGGTCGTCACTGCTGGTCCGACACGCGAAATGATAGATCCAGTGCGCTATATCAGCAATCGTAGTTCCGGTCGTATGGGCTTTGCGTTGGCACAAGCAGCAGCTGATGCTGGTGGCGATGTGCATTTGGTGGCCGGGCCGGTTTCTTTAGACACACCGACTGGTGTTAGAAGATATGATGTGTTCTCCGCCCAAGAAATGTTAAAGACCGTGATGAGGATTGTCGGCGACGCACATATCTTTATTGCGTGTGCTGCGGTTGGCGATTATTGCTTACAAAAAACATACAGCCATAAACTCAAGCGTAGCAAACAGGATATATCATTAAAACTCATCCCCACACCAGACATACTGGCAACGGTTGCCCAACTACCGCAGCGTCCATTTTCAGTTGGCTTCGCTGCTGAAACTAGAGCATTGGAGAGCAACGCTAAGAAAAAATTGCTCGCTAAAGGCTTGGATATGATTATCGCAAACCAAGTCGGTACCGATTATCCTTACGGCTTTGATAGCATGGATAATGAAGTGATCGTATACCAGCGCGGTGCTAAGTTTACCCTCGGACCTGACTCTAAAATTAACTTAGGGCGACTCATCATTGAGCATATCGTAGATTACTATAAGCATAGCGGACATCATGAGACGACGCATACAGCTTAAAGTGATAGACCCTCGCGCAGAGGAGCAATATCCGCTTCCGCAGTATGCAACCTCAGGTTCAGCTGGTGTTGATTTGCGAGCTTGTCTGAGCAACGCAATTGAACTTGCGCCTGGGCAGGTAGAATTGATACCCAGCGGTATCGCCGTTTATATTGGAGATCCATCGCTTGCCGCAATAATATTGCCGCGTTCTGGCTTAGGGCACAAACACGGTATTGTGCTGGGGAATCTAGTCGGTCTGATTGATTCCGATTACCAAGGACAGATTTATATCTCTTGTTGGAATCGTGGTAGCGAGTGTTTTAGGATAGCGCCTGGGGAGCGCATCGCACAACTGGTTTTCGTGCCTACAGTACAGGTTAAATTTGAAAAAGTAGAATCTTTTGAACGCAGCCAACGCAACGATAAAGGCTTCGGTCATTCCGGCACCCATTAACAATGCCTGTAGATAAAAGTGTTTTTCGTGCGTATGATGTGCGCGGTATAGTAGATCATAGTTTAGACGAAGCTCTGGTCTACGATATAGGACGTGCGATTGCCACGCGCTATCCCGAAGCACAAAGTTTTGTTGTGGGCAGAGACGGTAGATTATCGAGTCCTCGTTTTGCTGAAGCGTTAGCCGGTGGACTACGCTCGGCGGGTGTGCAAGTAGTGGATCTAGGTGCAGTGCCGACGCCAGTGCTTTATTTCGCTGCTCATGAATATTCTGAAGGTTGCGGTTTAATGGTAACTGGCAGTCATAATCCACCGAATTATAACGGAGTGAAAATGATGGTCGGCAAACATACGTTGGCCGGTGATGAGATACAAGCGTTATATCAAGATATCGTCAAGGGACACTTCAACAAAAGACACGGAAGCTATCGTTCATTGAATGTGATGGACGCTTATATAGATAAAATAGCCGAGGATATTGTCTTGCCCTATCCGTACAAGCTGGTTGCAGATTGTGGCAACGGTGTAGCTGGTCCTTATGTGGTTGCATTATTTGATGCTTTAGGATGCGAGTTGCAGTGTTTATACTGCGATATAGATGGCAATTTTCCTAATCATCACGCCAACCCTAGCGAAGAAAAAAATCTTGTTGACTTAATCGCCACAGTCAAGGAAAGTAATGCCGAACTAGGCATTGCTTTTGATGGAGACGGAGATCGTTTAGGGGTAGTAGACGAGTTAGGTAATATTATTTGGCCAGATCGTCAGATGATGGTTTACGCAAAAAAGATATTGGAACAAGAGCCGGGAGCGTGCATAGTCTACGATGTAAAATGCTCTAACCACCTGCGCAAGATAATAGAAAAAAACGGTGGCCATGCGCAAATGTGCAGAACCGGCCATTCTTATGTTAAATCTATGCTCAAAAAAACTGCTGCACTATTAGCAGGTGAGATGAGCGGACATATTTTTTTCAATGATCGCTGGTACGGATTTGACGACGCACTGTATACGGCAGCCCGCCTAGTAGAAATTTGTGCCGACAATACCGACAGTTCTAGTCAGATATTCGCTAAATTACCGCATAGCATCTCCACCCCAGAATTGAATGTACACCTAGAAAACGAAGGAGACCAACACATCTTCATGGAACATTTTCTCGCAAAAGCACGCTTCAACGACGGCGAACTAGATTACACTGATGGTTTGCGAGTTGATTTTAATGACGGGTGGGGTTTGGTACGCGCCTCCAACACCACGCCGTGTTTAGTGCTTCGCTTTGAAGCGGATAATGCAGAACGCCTTGATGAAGTAAAAGACATTTTTAGAAAGCAACTACTATTGGTAGAAAGGGATTTAGAAATAACTTTTTGACGGTCGGATTTATGGCGAACAAAGATTTTAGTAATGCTGATAGAGTTAGAGTGCTAAGTGAGGCTTTGTCTTATATACAAAAGTTTTACGGTAAGACTATTGTCGTCAAATACGGCGGTAGTGCAATGACCGAAGCATCTCTCAGACACGGTTTCGCAAGAGATGTGGTATTACTTAAAGCAGTTGGCATGCACCCGCTAATAGTCCACGGTGGCGGTCCCAATATCTCACGTAACTTGGCGGCAGCCGGCATTGAAAGCATATTCGTAAACGGTTTACGAGTCACTGGGTCAGACTCTATAGAGATCATTAAAAAAACCTTGGCAGAAATCAACCTTGACATCAGCCGGCTTATAGAAGAACACGGAGGGCAGACACACAATATCGTCGCTGATCAAATGATAACGGCAACCAAGTTATATGATGGAAAAGAAATGTCTGATACAGATTTAGGTTTGGTGGGGGAGGTTGCTACAGTGTCACCAGAACTCGATAAACTCACACATCACCCTACCCGTATTCCGCTAATCGCTCCTCTGGGCATTGGTAGCGATGGTCAATGCTACAACATCAACGCGGATTGGGTGGCAAGCAGCATCGCCGCACATCTAGCAACCGAGAAATTAATTTTAATGACAAATACTGCAGGTGTTCTCGATAAGCAAGGCGAACTGATAACTCAAGCCACCGAGTCTGAAATTAGCAAACTCGTTGCACAGAAAACGATACACAGCGGCATGTTACCTAAGGTTTCGTGCGCGTTAAAAGCAATTTTCGGTGGCACGAAGGCGGCACATATCATCGACGGACGTACCCCCCATGCTGTATTGCTTGAATTGTTAACTGATGGCGGAGTGGGAACATTAATTAAACATTAACACGGAATCTAATTTTATAGATAATGAAAGTGGTTCTTCAAGCTGTTAAAGCCGATATTACCAAACTGAAGGTTGATGCGATTGTCAATGCTGCTAATAACAAATTGACTGGCGGCGGCGGAGTAGACGGGGCTATACATCGCGTGGCAGGTCCGCAACTATTGAAAGAGTGTAAAACTTTAGGTGGTTGTCCTACCGGAGAAGCGCGGGTAAGTAAAGCATATCGTTTGCCGGCACGCTATGTAATACATACGGTAGGGCCAGTATGGCAAGGTGGCGAGGCAAACGAAGCTCAATTATTAGCATCGTGCTACCGTAATAGTTTAGATTTAGCGCGACAACTATCGCTAAGCCGTATTGCATTTCCGGCAATCAGTTGCGGTGTGTACGGTTATCCAGTAGATAAGGCGGTAGAAATTGCAGTTTGTAGCTGTAGGCAGCACGGTGGTGGAATGGATATTGTATTTGCCTGTTTTGACGATACTATGTTGGCGTATTATTTGAAAGCCTTAAATAAAGAATGAAAGTTGATCTAACGCAGCATTTGTTAACCGGAGTATCTCATATACCTTCGCCGAATTACGACCGGCGGCCGCCACAAGTAGAAATTGAACTGATAGTAATTCATGGCATCAGTTTGCCGTCTGGGTTATACGGAGGACACGAAATAGAGCAGCTGTTTACCAATCGGTTGACTGTACAGCAGTGTGCAGATCTAGAATTGGGAAAAGACTTGCGGGTTTCAGCACACCTGTTGATACGCCGCAACGGTGAGATTATTCAATTTGTTCCTTTTAATCGCCGTGCTTGGCACGCCGGTGAGTCAAACTATAAAGGACGTCGCAATTGTAATGACTACTCAATAGGTATAGAAGTCGAGGGTTGTGATACACAACCTTACGAGAAGCAACAATACGAGAGTCTCCGCTCAGTCATATCGGCTCTAGTAGTCGCTTATCCTAAACTTGATAGCGAATGTATTAGTTATCACAGCGATATTGCGCCTGGGCGAAAGACTGATCCAGGGCCTTCGTTTGATAGAGATTTTATGCAGGGGACTAAATTGTGAGTGCCCACTCCAATGTAGAGAAAATTTTAGCTAGCATTGCCAGTGCGGCAAGCAGGCCTCTGCAGCATCGCTTGATCGGTATAGAAAAAGAGTCGTTGCGGGTTGCCGGCGATGGTACTTTAGCGAAGACCACACATCCTAGAGCATTAGGTTCGGCGTTAACGCATCCTTATATCACCACCGATTTTTCCGAAGTTTTATTGGAATTCGTAACGCCACCGCTACCCACTGCGACACAAGTAATTGATTTCCTTGAAGAAATACATGGCTGTGTGTATAGACATATAGGCAACGAACTACTTTGGTGTGCCAGCATGCCATGCACCATAAGGGACGGGACTGACATACCGTTGGCGTATTATGGTTCCTCCAATATCGGCAGAATGAAGACCATATATAGAAGAGGGTTAGCTTATCGCTATGGTCGGTTTATGCAGACCATTGCCGGTGTGCACTTTAATTATTCGTTGGAAAACACATTTTGGCAATGGTTTTATCAATATCTTGGCAGTAGTGAATCGATGAGCGATTTCCGTTCTGAACGCTATATGGGTTTAATCCGAAACTTCCTGCGTGTGGCGTGGATGATACCATATTTATTCGGCGCATCGCCTGCAATATCTAGAACTTTCGTAGCTGAAGGCGCCCATGACCTTCGCCCATTCGACGACACAACATTATTCGCTCCATATGCAACTTCACTTAGGATGGGAGATATCGGTTATCAAAATAATCGCGAAGCTGATATCGGCGTTAAGGCATGTTACGACAATTTGAAGCAGTATGTGCACTGCTTGGGGAGGGCGGTCGGAAGCGAATACCAGCCTTATAGACTTTTGGGTATTAAAGAAGGGGGCGAGTACCGACAGTTGAACGCGAATATCCTACAGATAGAAAACGAATACTATAGTACGATACGCCCTAAACACCAAAGTAGCGGTGACGAGATGCCACTGGCGATATTAAGGAGCAAAGGTGTGCAGTATGTAGAACTCAGATCGCTCGATATAGACATCATCGAAAATACTGGCGTTGGTGTCGAACAGCTTTGTTTTCTTGAAGCATTAATGATTTTTTGCCTACTCGATGATAGTCCGCTGATTGACACTCAGCACTGGGAAATGATAGACGGTAACGAAATCAAAGTGGCACAAGAAGGCCGTTATCCCAACTTAGAGTTAAATTATTTCGGCAATAAGAGAAAGTTAAAAGAATGGGGAATAGATGTTTGTATGCGAATGCAAGCAGTATGTGATTTATTGGATAGTCAGTGTAATAATGATATATATCGATCGGCACTGCGCAAGCAGATGGAAAAATTCCATCACCCTGATTTATGTCCGTCGGCATTAATGCTTGAGGAAATGCGGCAAAATCAACAGAGTTTTGTTGAATTGATCAGACACTATGCGACCCAAAAGAAAGGTTATTTTATGCAATATCCCGTAGACACTGAACATTTGAGGCAGTTTGAACAAACAGCACAAAATAGCATTGACGAACAAAAGCGACTGGAGAAAACCGACAAACTGTCTCTAGACCAGTATATAGAAAACTATTACGCCCAGTTGAATGATTTAAATTATGAGTTATAGGTTGCTTGAACTGCCGAATACGGTCATTGCAGATTTAGAGGTTAGTGATAGCCTATATGTTTTGATATTCTCCGATGCGCTGATTATCAAGGTGATGGATGCTGCAAAACAACGCACGAGGTGGCGGCAAAGCGGTAGCATTATCGTCAAAGGGTCATTTAGTGATAGTGTAGAGCACTTAAATATAAAATGCCCAGTTAAAATACGAAGCGGAGAGTTTCAAGACAATGTGTTCGTCTACTATAATACCATTCGGTTACCCTGTCATGTATACGGTGATGTAGCGATTCGCACGAGCTTTGATGGCATAGAAAAACCATTAGAGATAAGCGGTGAAGAAATAGAAGTCGTGTTAGAAGGAGAACCTAAATACATCAAGCATATTAATTAAAAATTAAACATAAATTTGTAGGCAAAGATGAAACTGATTAATTATAGATATAAACAGGAAAAACGTATTGGTGTGTTAAGGGATGGCAAAGTTTTGTTGCCCTCTCTAGACGCCAATCAGCCGATACCTTATTCCGATATGTTATCGCTGATTGGAGATGGACATCAAGGGTTGGTTAAATTAGCAGAATGGGCTGATAACGCTCCCTCAGAGGCGAGCGTAGAGATCGATGAGCGAAATTTATTGGCACCTATTTTGCAGCCACCGCGCAACATTATTTGTTTAGGATGGAACTATTCCGAACATATAAATGAAACTCAGGGCAATGCAATAGCCCAGAAGGACTTACCGAAATACCCTATCGTGTTCACCAAAGATATATCTACGATAAATAATCCCTACGACGATATTCCTTACGACGCCGAGGTCTCCGAAAAAATAGACTGGGAGGCGGAATTGGCGGTGGTGATAGGGCGCACTGCACATAAAATCAATAAGGAACAGGCACTAGACTATGTGTTTGGTTACACCGTGGTTAACGACATAACGGCTAGAGACTTGCAGAGAAGACACGGGCAGTTTTTTCTGGGGAAAAGTTTACCCGGCAGCTGTCCGATGGGGCCTTGCATAGTTACTACATCCGAGATTAGCGATGTACAAGCACTGGCCGTGCGCAGTTATGTAAATGGGGTTCTCAAACAAAACGATACTACAGCTAATCAAATCTTTGATGTAGCCACTGTTATCTCGGTTATATCCAATATCATAGTTTTAGAGCCGGGTAGCGTGATCGCAACCGGCACGCCCAGTGGTGTTGGTTATGTTAGGAAACCACCGGAATACCTTCGCCCCGGCGATATAGTAGCGTGTGAAGTAGAGGGCATCGGCAAGATAGAAAATCGTATCACCAGTAATTTTCGGTTGTGATATTCCCTGGTTCACGCCTCCTGTTTTTCTTAAATCCATTAGCTTTCAGCACTTCGGTCGTATCGTTGACCATATCAGGATTACCGCAAATCATCACTTGAGAACTCTCGGCGGTTAGCGCGGTGTTAGCACGCATCTCTAAATTACCGTTTTCAATCGCGGCAGGGATACGTCCTGATAATGCATATTGCGTTTGCTCGCGGCTAACGAAAGGCACCATAGTGAACTGCTCAGGTGAGCGTTGCTTAAAAAGCTCGATAGTTTCTTTGTATGCTAATTCCTCTTCGGTGCGCACCGCATGTACCAGCACTATTTTAGCGTATCGTTGCCACGGTGTATCAGTTTTTAGTATCGAAAGAAAAGGACCTAGAGCAGTGCCGGTTGACAGCATCCACAGTTCACGCCCGGCCGGCACTTCGTCCATAGTGAAAAACCCGGCAGGCGAAGATGCCACCCATACTTTATCTCCTGGTTGCATTTGATATAGTCGCAACGATAAAAGTCCGTCGGGCACTACTATAGAATAAAATTCTAAATGTGCCTCGCTCGGAGCATTAACAAAAGAATATGGGCGCGCCACCTCTTCACCATCAATTTCTAATCCCAACCGACCGAACTGACCAGGCAAAAAGTTTTTAATTTTGGCATCTACTTTCAGAGAATATAACCGCTTTGTCCAATGTTTATTCTCTATGACTGTGCCTTGTACAAACTTTTTGCTAAACATTAAAATGGGGATTAAATAAGATATAAAAGT from Chromatiales bacterium includes:
- a CDS encoding AsmA family protein, which translates into the protein MFKLIKRLLSLLLLVLVLAVALGAVFVYYFDANDYKEQIISYLESQSKRSVELATLNLSLFPSIGFSAGGLKVGENPDFGDTPFLEAEEIQLSLELLPLLRDEVQIDGIVLRGIKVNVLRDARGQFNFADFETMIVAGQDTDKQDAGSKVSQALALTGLGGLTLKEGYLYWDDRLNDSRMEISDLSFESGTWHTNKPTAVSLNAKISTFAGDAKDLTAVIAVNTEVLPDLSTGDATISGTGLTVDVTQLSTPLMARINGKIASLELTGGTLAKNKIPVELDAVINGLSADMPDLDATLNITAEVLPNLANNNMQVYNLSTLANIKGLDKDLRVSATAEQNKTLLAGDFIADNFTVSYDDLKVDGRLELSDLYTNPKAKIAVPMLNYDTWQFRKILLDSSMIDDRILLNLRQAEFHQGRISGQLDSNVKSNLYQLKLLARDVPIDKIQAAVSADGQAVLHGQAQLNLALSGTLGNVDELLASSAGKANVRITQGSLGDKSLAAIVERVVAFLEGRTKRTAGEELIFDDLTATVILNKGIAKNDDLVVQMPLLDMKGTGQVDLIRSQIDYMLYTRLKSRPEIQVPVHISGNLDSPNYKPDFSPLIKQKILEGTELKEKLEEKVTDIEQKIQDKIKGDFLEGLKDKLKLPF
- the coaBC gene encoding bifunctional phosphopantothenoylcysteine decarboxylase/phosphopantothenate--cysteine ligase CoaBC, which encodes MSSSNGGLSDHHNLSGQRLLLGICGSIAAYKSTYLLRELRKTGSEVRVITTASARAFVTNLTLQALSGHPVETEQFIQTEGAGMKHIELARWADCIIVAPATANFIAKLAHGIADDLLSTVCIAADKKLIVAPAMNKQMWQHSTVRENVQKIRNLGVTIWGPDSGEQACGDEGEGRMMEPSELTRRINLLLDSNKALRQCKVVVTAGPTREMIDPVRYISNRSSGRMGFALAQAAADAGGDVHLVAGPVSLDTPTGVRRYDVFSAQEMLKTVMRIVGDAHIFIACAAVGDYCLQKTYSHKLKRSKQDISLKLIPTPDILATVAQLPQRPFSVGFAAETRALESNAKKKLLAKGLDMIIANQVGTDYPYGFDSMDNEVIVYQRGAKFTLGPDSKINLGRLIIEHIVDYYKHSGHHETTHTA
- the dut gene encoding dUTP diphosphatase — its product is MRRRIQLKVIDPRAEEQYPLPQYATSGSAGVDLRACLSNAIELAPGQVELIPSGIAVYIGDPSLAAIILPRSGLGHKHGIVLGNLVGLIDSDYQGQIYISCWNRGSECFRIAPGERIAQLVFVPTVQVKFEKVESFERSQRNDKGFGHSGTH
- a CDS encoding phosphomannomutase/phosphoglucomutase, which produces MPVDKSVFRAYDVRGIVDHSLDEALVYDIGRAIATRYPEAQSFVVGRDGRLSSPRFAEALAGGLRSAGVQVVDLGAVPTPVLYFAAHEYSEGCGLMVTGSHNPPNYNGVKMMVGKHTLAGDEIQALYQDIVKGHFNKRHGSYRSLNVMDAYIDKIAEDIVLPYPYKLVADCGNGVAGPYVVALFDALGCELQCLYCDIDGNFPNHHANPSEEKNLVDLIATVKESNAELGIAFDGDGDRLGVVDELGNIIWPDRQMMVYAKKILEQEPGACIVYDVKCSNHLRKIIEKNGGHAQMCRTGHSYVKSMLKKTAALLAGEMSGHIFFNDRWYGFDDALYTAARLVEICADNTDSSSQIFAKLPHSISTPELNVHLENEGDQHIFMEHFLAKARFNDGELDYTDGLRVDFNDGWGLVRASNTTPCLVLRFEADNAERLDEVKDIFRKQLLLVERDLEITF
- the argB gene encoding acetylglutamate kinase, producing MANKDFSNADRVRVLSEALSYIQKFYGKTIVVKYGGSAMTEASLRHGFARDVVLLKAVGMHPLIVHGGGPNISRNLAAAGIESIFVNGLRVTGSDSIEIIKKTLAEINLDISRLIEEHGGQTHNIVADQMITATKLYDGKEMSDTDLGLVGEVATVSPELDKLTHHPTRIPLIAPLGIGSDGQCYNINADWVASSIAAHLATEKLILMTNTAGVLDKQGELITQATESEISKLVAQKTIHSGMLPKVSCALKAIFGGTKAAHIIDGRTPHAVLLELLTDGGVGTLIKH
- a CDS encoding O-acetyl-ADP-ribose deacetylase, encoding MKVVLQAVKADITKLKVDAIVNAANNKLTGGGGVDGAIHRVAGPQLLKECKTLGGCPTGEARVSKAYRLPARYVIHTVGPVWQGGEANEAQLLASCYRNSLDLARQLSLSRIAFPAISCGVYGYPVDKAVEIAVCSCRQHGGGMDIVFACFDDTMLAYYLKALNKE
- the ampD gene encoding 1,6-anhydro-N-acetylmuramyl-L-alanine amidase AmpD — its product is MKVDLTQHLLTGVSHIPSPNYDRRPPQVEIELIVIHGISLPSGLYGGHEIEQLFTNRLTVQQCADLELGKDLRVSAHLLIRRNGEIIQFVPFNRRAWHAGESNYKGRRNCNDYSIGIEVEGCDTQPYEKQQYESLRSVISALVVAYPKLDSECISYHSDIAPGRKTDPGPSFDRDFMQGTKL
- a CDS encoding glutamate--cysteine ligase translates to MSAHSNVEKILASIASAASRPLQHRLIGIEKESLRVAGDGTLAKTTHPRALGSALTHPYITTDFSEVLLEFVTPPLPTATQVIDFLEEIHGCVYRHIGNELLWCASMPCTIRDGTDIPLAYYGSSNIGRMKTIYRRGLAYRYGRFMQTIAGVHFNYSLENTFWQWFYQYLGSSESMSDFRSERYMGLIRNFLRVAWMIPYLFGASPAISRTFVAEGAHDLRPFDDTTLFAPYATSLRMGDIGYQNNREADIGVKACYDNLKQYVHCLGRAVGSEYQPYRLLGIKEGGEYRQLNANILQIENEYYSTIRPKHQSSGDEMPLAILRSKGVQYVELRSLDIDIIENTGVGVEQLCFLEALMIFCLLDDSPLIDTQHWEMIDGNEIKVAQEGRYPNLELNYFGNKRKLKEWGIDVCMRMQAVCDLLDSQCNNDIYRSALRKQMEKFHHPDLCPSALMLEEMRQNQQSFVELIRHYATQKKGYFMQYPVDTEHLRQFEQTAQNSIDEQKRLEKTDKLSLDQYIENYYAQLNDLNYEL
- a CDS encoding fumarylacetoacetate hydrolase family protein, which translates into the protein MKLINYRYKQEKRIGVLRDGKVLLPSLDANQPIPYSDMLSLIGDGHQGLVKLAEWADNAPSEASVEIDERNLLAPILQPPRNIICLGWNYSEHINETQGNAIAQKDLPKYPIVFTKDISTINNPYDDIPYDAEVSEKIDWEAELAVVIGRTAHKINKEQALDYVFGYTVVNDITARDLQRRHGQFFLGKSLPGSCPMGPCIVTTSEISDVQALAVRSYVNGVLKQNDTTANQIFDVATVISVISNIIVLEPGSVIATGTPSGVGYVRKPPEYLRPGDIVACEVEGIGKIENRITSNFRL
- a CDS encoding ferredoxin--NADP reductase, giving the protein MFSKKFVQGTVIENKHWTKRLYSLKVDAKIKNFLPGQFGRLGLEIDGEEVARPYSFVNAPSEAHLEFYSIVVPDGLLSLRLYQMQPGDKVWVASSPAGFFTMDEVPAGRELWMLSTGTALGPFLSILKTDTPWQRYAKIVLVHAVRTEEELAYKETIELFKQRSPEQFTMVPFVSREQTQYALSGRIPAAIENGNLEMRANTALTAESSQVMICGNPDMVNDTTEVLKANGFKKNRRREPGNITTENYW